One region of Flavobacteriales bacterium genomic DNA includes:
- a CDS encoding class I SAM-dependent methyltransferase has translation MKLITIDDFIDVYSKSKQRGIEYLLSKLTFSQMSRTKSAFNQQKIIHSNWWIVPMVRKRWNSLISGDENQTYEEYMMTKILHNEKKLKLLSIGSGVCSHELKLAEYNNFEEIVCVDLAQNRLNEAKEVALSKGLKNMHFVCADFFKHHFKNEYYDIVFFHQSLHHFKHVEHLLTTKISNCLKPNGKVVINEFVGPSRMQLPKNQIKAINKALKIIPKQFRSRFKTGQVKNNFYGSGVLRMILADPSECIDSANILPSLHKYFNPLVEKGFGGDILMHVLKDISHHFVDTDQEKEKILNALFEFEDNYLKSNKSDFVFGIYQKK, from the coding sequence ATGAAACTTATAACCATAGATGACTTTATAGATGTCTATTCTAAAAGTAAACAAAGAGGAATAGAATATCTACTTTCTAAATTGACGTTCAGTCAAATGTCTAGAACTAAAAGTGCCTTCAATCAACAAAAAATCATTCATTCTAATTGGTGGATAGTCCCAATGGTTAGAAAACGTTGGAATAGCTTAATCAGTGGCGACGAAAATCAGACTTATGAGGAGTATATGATGACTAAAATACTCCACAATGAAAAAAAGCTAAAACTATTATCGATTGGAAGTGGAGTTTGTAGCCACGAATTAAAATTGGCTGAGTACAACAATTTTGAAGAAATTGTATGTGTGGATTTAGCACAAAATCGACTAAATGAAGCTAAAGAAGTCGCCCTGAGCAAAGGGCTTAAAAATATGCATTTCGTATGTGCAGACTTCTTCAAACACCATTTTAAAAATGAGTATTATGACATCGTATTTTTTCATCAGTCTCTACATCATTTTAAGCATGTTGAGCATTTGCTCACAACAAAAATTTCTAATTGCTTAAAACCTAATGGTAAAGTTGTTATTAATGAATTTGTTGGACCTAGCAGAATGCAACTCCCAAAAAATCAAATCAAAGCAATAAACAAAGCTTTAAAAATTATTCCTAAACAATTTAGAAGTCGTTTTAAAACGGGGCAAGTAAAAAATAACTTTTACGGTTCTGGTGTTTTACGAATGATTTTGGCTGACCCTTCAGAATGTATTGATTCAGCTAATATTTTGCCGAGTTTACACAAGTATTTTAACCCACTTGTTGAAAAAGGTTTTGGGGGAGATATCCTAATGCATGTACTAAAAGATATCTCTCATCATTTTGTTGATACTGACCAAGAAAAAGAAAAAATACTTAATGCCTTGTTTGAATTTGAAGATAACTACTTAAAGTCGAATAAGTCCGATTTTGTTTTTGGAATCTATCAGAAAAAGTAG
- a CDS encoding amidophosphoribosyltransferase, whose amino-acid sequence MSDAIKHECGIAFLRLRKPLEYYAEKYGTPLYGINKMCLLMEKQHNRGQDGAGLATINLDVPLGSRYISRHRSNANKPIQDLFEYVNKRFVKLMKTDPQKFNDIKWLQENVAFTGEMLLGHLRYGTYGGNGIEQCHPFLRQSNWRTRSLVLAGNFNMTNVDELFNQLVEIGQHPKEKADTVTILEKIGHFLDEENDRIYYDKRDEYSKKEISKVIAEELDIQDVLTNSAKHWDGGYVMCGMFGHGDAFVLRDPAGIRPAYYYIDDEIIVATSERPVIQTAFNVPAESIKEIERGHALVVKKDGSYAMVSVKPQLERKACSFERIYFSRGNDQDIYQERMNLGKRLCPTILKTINNDLKNTVFSFIPNTAEVSFYGMMKGMNEALNVEKTKEILALDNPTQEDITRIMSSSIRAEKIAIKDAKLRTFITQDDSRDDLVAHVYDITYGTVKSTDNLVMIDDSIVRGTTLKQSILRILDRLNPKQIIIVSSAPQIRYPDCYGIDMAKLGDFIAFQAAITLLKESGQEHIIDEVYQNCLNCCDDDEQVENYVQAIYAPFSAVQISKKIAQLLTPDNINAKVNIIYQKISDLHASCPDHQGDWYFTGNYPTTGGNRVVNKSFINYIEGKNERAY is encoded by the coding sequence ATGAGTGATGCCATTAAGCACGAATGTGGAATAGCTTTTTTAAGACTGAGAAAGCCACTAGAGTACTACGCTGAAAAATATGGCACTCCCCTATACGGAATTAACAAAATGTGTTTGCTTATGGAAAAGCAACACAATAGAGGTCAAGATGGAGCAGGTTTAGCGACTATAAACCTAGATGTTCCTTTAGGCAGTCGATATATTAGTCGTCACCGTTCTAATGCCAACAAACCCATTCAAGATTTATTCGAATACGTTAACAAGCGATTTGTAAAATTGATGAAAACCGACCCACAAAAGTTCAATGATATCAAGTGGTTGCAAGAAAACGTCGCTTTTACTGGTGAGATGCTTTTGGGGCATTTGCGTTATGGCACTTATGGTGGAAATGGCATTGAGCAGTGCCATCCTTTTTTGCGTCAAAGTAATTGGCGAACACGTTCATTGGTCTTAGCGGGAAACTTCAACATGACCAATGTGGACGAACTTTTCAATCAGTTGGTAGAGATAGGGCAACACCCCAAGGAAAAGGCCGACACAGTAACTATCTTAGAGAAGATAGGGCATTTTTTAGACGAAGAAAACGACAGAATCTATTACGATAAACGAGACGAATACAGCAAGAAAGAAATTTCTAAAGTGATTGCTGAAGAGCTAGACATACAAGATGTATTGACCAATTCGGCTAAGCATTGGGACGGCGGATATGTTATGTGTGGAATGTTCGGACATGGCGATGCTTTTGTGTTGAGAGACCCAGCAGGAATACGACCAGCCTACTACTATATCGATGATGAAATAATAGTAGCCACTTCTGAAAGACCTGTCATACAAACGGCTTTTAATGTCCCAGCAGAAAGTATAAAAGAGATAGAACGAGGGCATGCTCTAGTAGTCAAAAAAGACGGTAGTTATGCTATGGTTTCGGTCAAGCCACAATTGGAACGTAAGGCCTGTTCTTTCGAGCGCATCTATTTTTCTAGAGGCAATGACCAAGACATTTATCAAGAACGTATGAACTTGGGGAAACGTCTGTGTCCTACTATACTCAAAACCATAAACAACGACTTAAAAAACACTGTATTTTCTTTTATTCCTAATACGGCAGAAGTCTCTTTTTATGGTATGATGAAGGGTATGAACGAGGCTTTGAATGTAGAAAAAACCAAGGAAATACTAGCTTTAGACAACCCTACTCAAGAAGACATTACAAGAATTATGTCATCTAGTATTCGTGCCGAAAAAATTGCTATTAAAGATGCTAAACTCCGTACTTTCATTACACAAGACGATAGTAGAGACGATTTGGTGGCTCACGTTTATGACATTACCTACGGCACGGTTAAGTCTACGGATAACCTCGTTATGATTGACGATAGCATTGTCAGAGGAACGACTCTCAAACAAAGTATTTTACGCATTTTGGATAGGCTTAACCCTAAGCAAATTATCATCGTATCTTCTGCCCCACAAATACGTTATCCCGATTGCTACGGTATAGATATGGCTAAGTTGGGCGATTTCATTGCTTTTCAAGCCGCCATTACCTTACTGAAAGAAAGTGGGCAAGAGCACATTATAGATGAGGTATATCAAAACTGTTTGAACTGTTGTGATGACGATGAGCAAGTAGAAAATTACGTACAAGCCATCTATGCTCCTTTTAGTGCTGTTCAGATATCTAAGAAAATAGCCCAGCTATTGACTCCAGACAACATTAACGCTAAAGTCAATATCATTTATCAAAAGATTAGTGATTTGCACGCCTCTTGTCCCGACCACCAAGGCGATTGGTACTTTACGGGCAACTATCCAACTACGGGGGGCAATAGAGTCGTCAATAAATCTTTTATCAACTACATAGAAGGGAAAAACGAAAGGGCGTATTAA